One Lucilia cuprina isolate Lc7/37 chromosome 4, ASM2204524v1, whole genome shotgun sequence DNA segment encodes these proteins:
- the LOC111676111 gene encoding neprilysin-1-like, producing MRWRLNEENRIFVWKLIGLQLLIHALQFVYTSPAGVQVHIHENRISSHNDSKYVAQIMRLAKSAEMRNYMNPEVNACDNFYEYACGNWPKLHPAEGSSKRKTSIFTLLDNSYKQKQLRLLKEEMLNEFEDDALEEEELLNDPKLGAVKKVKDFFKSCRNMGLKKRSYVVKELRDIIEEFGKMPALLAANEEWSEEEETFDWLKTIGLIQSRYGFDIILQLGVRADFDNKTVNTLFVGQPSLKLKSKSMYLGVATGNHRQDYQRHIQENLEDFLGLEEEKAKTVARDILNFEIELAKGLLDFKSDKTLKSKSIKRKPKDFVEVYGDDMDLAKFVNTALGFEWNTSYYEYTPEYQENLKEVINATSKQQLANYIFYHLVEPFFIGYDVSLSRMDDMCLENTKKFFSHILDNMIYRTYNTQAMQNDIIVIWQEIKNTFKAQMESSKMEWLTPMTRKLALEKLERIQLHINSYDNRNFTEEYKDLTINSFDYIDNLKKINHRRVVKFLEILLSPGKLELPSHMLSYTPAFINSENIIMIPISLLQPNYLWSDYYPEALKFGTLGFLLAHELIHGFDDFGKQYDSNGNELDTWWDEQSTKAFMHKKACFKAQYSRYRYNGKYLPPSDLQAENIADNGAVQLAFKSYIHWLNMQSLENLEELLPHIKLNNRKLFFLGYAQFFCMDMDSMLKDKVSLLDVHAPAMYRVIGPLANFPEFAKIFKCPEGSTLNPKKKCEIY from the coding sequence atgcgTTGGCGCTTAAACGAAGAGAATAGAATATTTGTATGGAAATTAATTGGTTTGCAGTTGTTGATTCATGCTCTACAGTTTGTTTACACTTCACCGGCAGGCGTGCAAGTTCACATTCACGAAAATCGCATATCATCGCACAATGACTCAAAGTATGTGGCTCAGATTATGCGCTTAGCTAAATCGGCGGAAATGCGCAACTACATGAATCCGGAGGTAAATGCCTGTGATAATTTCTATGAGTATGCATGTGGCAATTGGCCAAAATTACATCCAGCTGAGGGCAGCAGCAAGCGGAAAACttctatttttactttattagaTAATTCCtataaacaaaagcaattaAGACTACTGAAAGAGGAAATGTTAAATGAATTCGAGGATGATGCTTTAGAGGAGGAAGAATTGTTAAATGATCCAAAATTGGGAGCagttaaaaaagttaaagatttctttaaatcttgCCGCAATATGGGTTTGAAAAAACGTTCTTATGTGGTAAAAGAATTGAGAGACATCATAGAAGAATTTGGAAAAATGCCAGCCCTTTTGGCCGCAAATGAAGAGTGGTCGGAAGAAGAAGAAACATTTGATTGGCTTAAAACTATTGGTTTAATACAAAGTAGATATGGTTTTGATATTATATTACAATTGGGTGTACGTGCTGATTTTGATAATAAAACAGTTAATACCCTGTTTGTGGGTCAGCCCAGTCTTAAGCTTAAAAGCAAAAGCATGTATTTGGGTGTGGCTACCGGCAATCACCGCCAAGATTATCAACGCCATATACAGGAAAATCTAGAAGATTTCTTAGGCCTAGAAGAAGAAAAAGCCAAAACAGTAGCCCgtgatatattaaattttgaaatagaatTGGCTAAGGGTCTGCTAGACTTCAAATCagacaaaacattaaaatccaAATCCATAAAGAGGAAACCTAAAGATTTTGTTGAAGTCTATGGCGATGACATGGATTTAGCTAAGTTTGTTAATACTGCTTTGGGTTTCGAATGGAATACTAGTTATTATGAATATACTCCCGAATATCAGGAAAACTTAAAGGAAGTTATTAATGCCACCAGTAAACAACAATTGGCTAATTATATCTTCTACCATCTAGTGGAGCCTTTCTTTATAGGTTATGATGTATCCCTGAGCAGAATGGATGATATGTGTCtggaaaataccaaaaaattctTTAGTCACATTTTGGACAATATGATCTATAGAACTTATAATACCCAAGCTATGCAAAATGATATTATAGTTATCTGGcaggaaattaaaaatacttttaaggcTCAGATGGAATCGTCAAAAATGGAATGGCTCACGCCCATGACGCGTAAATTGGCTTTGGAGAAATTGGAACGCATACAGTTGCATATAAATTCCTATGATAATCGCAATTTTACCGAGGAATATAAGGATTTAACAATCAATAGCTTTGATTATATAGACAATCTAAAGAAAATCAATCACAGAAGAGTggtgaaatttttagaaattcttcTTAGTCCCGGAAAGTTGGAACTACCCTCTCATATGTTGTCCTATACACCGGCATTTATAAATtcagaaaatattataatgatACCAATATCTCTATTGCAGCCGAATTACTTATGGTCCGATTACTATCCGGAAGCTTTGAAATTTGGCACCTTAGGTTTTCTTTTAGCTCATGAACTCATACACGGTTTCGATGATTTTGGCAAACAATACGATTCGAACGGAAACGAATTGGATACCTGGTGGGATGAACAATCCACCAAAGCTTTTATGCACAAGAAAGCTTGTTTTAAAGCACAATATTCACGATATCGTTATAACGGCAAATATTTACCACCCTCCGATTTACAGGCTGAAAATATTGCCGACAATGGTGCTGTACAATTGGCCTTTAAATCCTACATACATTGGCTAAATATGCAGTCTTTGGAAAATCTAGAAGAACTATTGCCTCATATTAAGCTTAACAATAGAAAGCTATTTTTCCTTGGATATGCTCAATTCTTTTGTATGGATATGGATAGTATGTTAAAGGATAAGGTTTCGTTATTAGATGTTCATGCTCCTGCCATGTACAGAGTTATAGGTCCATTGGCAAATTTTCCTGAATTTGCGAAAATCTTTAAATGTCCAGAGGGCTCAACATTAAATCCAAagaaaaaatgtgaaatttattaa